A window of the Ipomoea triloba cultivar NCNSP0323 chromosome 14, ASM357664v1 genome harbors these coding sequences:
- the LOC116003513 gene encoding cyclin-C1-2-like: MAANFWTSSHCKRLLDPEEVDVVQQLDKDRGITLEDCKLIKLHMSNYIARLAQNVKVRQRVVATAISYMRRVYVRKSMTEYDPRLVAPACLYLASKAEESTVQARHLVFYIKKLYSDDKYRYEIKDILEMEMKVLEALNYYLVVFHPYRSLSQLLQDAGMSDTTQLTWGIVNDTYKMDLILIHPPHLIALACIYIASVLKEKETTSWFEELRADMNVVKNIAMEILDFYDSHKMITEERVNAAMSKLAGK, translated from the exons ATGGCTGCCAATTTCTGGACCTCATCTCACTG CAAGCGGCTTCTGGATCCTGAAGAGGTGGATGTTGTGCAGCAGCTTGATAAGGACAGAGGCATCACTCTCGAGGACTGCAAGCTCATCAAGCTCCATATGTCCAACT ATATTGCAAGATTGGCTCAAAATGTCAAAGTAAGGCAAAG GGTTGTAGCTACTGCCATTTCCTACATGAGACGAGTTTATGTCAG AAAAAGTATGACAGAATACGATCCTCGTCTGGTTGCTCCAGCCTGCTTATACTTGGCATCAAAAGCAGAAGAGAGCACAGTGCAGGCTAGACACCTTGTATTTTATATCAAGAAATTAT attCAGATGATAAGTATAGATATGAAATAAAGGACATTctagaaatggaaatgaaagttttggaAGCCCTGAACTATTACTTGGTTGTATTCCACCCATACCGGTCTCTATCACA GTTGCTTCAGGATGCTGGCATGAGTGATACAACGCAACTGACTTG GGGAATTGTGAATGATACATATAAGATGGATCTAATTCTAATACATCCACCGCACTTGATAGCATTAGCATGCATATACATAGCAAGTGTGTTGAAAGAGAAGGAAACTACTTCCTGGTTTGAGGAGCTTCGGGCTGACATGAATGTG GTAAAAAACATAGCAATGGAAATATTAGATTTTTATGACAGCCACAAGATGATCACGGAAGAAAGAGTAAATGCTGCAATGAGCAAGCTGGCTGGAAAGTAA